The genomic region TGCCATCATTAAtcgttaacttctcccacctggagacATTTTCAATATCTGTGAAACAttcaaagatattgttatgtgtATCCATTGATAAGGAACTAGGACCTTGTCCCAAGGCTGCACTATTTCTCTTGACCATTTGTTTCTCCCTGGTCTCACATTATCTCCTTTCCCTAATTAACAATTGCTTGAATCTGCCCACAgggactcagggaaggtcatggaagcTGAATGAAGGCTGTTTCCTGTAACCATAAAATGGGGGACACGGGAAGGCTTTGTGCCCAGGAGTCCCACAGGGCCCTTCTTGGTATCACAGGCTGTTCTTGTCCTCCCATCTCTTGGGAACTCTCAGGGGTGAGACCAGTGAATGAGGAATGAGCAGTGTTTgagttagggttctccagagaaacagaacaagtAGGGGATAGAGACATATATTTATTATGAGGAATTTGCCCACATGTTTATGGagactgagaaatcccatgaactgggATTTCTGAGGACCCTGGATAGACAGGGGTATAATCCAGTCCTCTGGTAGGTGACACAAAGTGAATCTAGATGAGTATACCTAGAATATGCAAAGTGATGACAGGGCTTTCCATAAGTTTACAATTTATGGTGATTTATATTCTACTTgtatgtgagtgctaagtcacttcagttgtgtctgactctgtgcaaccctctgaactgtagcctgcaaggctcctctgcccttgggattctccaggcaagaatactggagggggttgccatgccctcctccagggatcttcccgtcccagtgattgaacccgtctcttacatctccttcattggcagacagcttcttcaccgctagtgccacctgggaagtccgttCCACCTGTAGTcctactgaaattatttttaaataatcggATGAGCCTAACATAAGAAAAGACTAAGAACAGCATTTTCCCTTCCAGATCCCAAGGGCAGAGAGTTACTTTTGAGATGAAAGGGACTTCTCAAAGTGGATCACACACTATCAGTACATTTTCTCTCAGGAAACTGAGTCGTGTCATTGAATAAAGATGTCCTTAGAGGATTTAGCACAGAAGTAAGTGTGAAATCACCTCATCTCAGCCCTGCTGGTGTATCTTGGGATTCACCCTTCGTCATCAGGGTAGATgatttacaattttcaaaagtttcacacagatgattttatatattttcataataacccttttcctcctacctgtATGTTGTCCCTCTCCTACCTCTCCCGACTAGCTTGTTCTCTATttctatgagtctgcttcttttctgttttattcactagtttgttgtattccTCTTTATTCTTATAGTTGCAATCACATGTATAATGACTTGAAGAAAGGACACCTAAAGATTGTTATGAGTTTGAGATCAGCACAGAAATGAATCTATACCAGTGAGGTTGGGAAACCACATTTTCAAGGGAGTTGGCCTTAGGACATGGCTACTAATGAAAGCGTGTTCATCTATCCATTCTTTCCTCAGGCAACACTGAGTACACAGTGTCTAATGCTTTCAGGatgcagtgaaaaataaaacatagtccCTGCCCTCAATTGCTTCTAATAGGGACACTGCGTCAATAAGAGGCCATTAAAATCCAGTGTGGTAAGTCCTGTGAGTAAGTAAATGGGATGTGATGGACTCGTGGCCAAACCCAATCCAGATGTCGGAAAGTCAGGTCCCATTgctgagggaagaggccagcattCCCTCAGTGCTGTTTGTCCCCCTGTGGTTGAATGAGTCATGCAGTTTCACTGGGAAGACACGTGCttatttgttctcttttattgctgttgttgttaaggtgctcagttgtgtccagctctttgtaacccatggactgcagcacaccaggcttccttgtccttcaccgtttcccagcatttgctcaaactcatgtcgattgagttggtgatgccatccaaccatctcatcctctgtcgtccacttctcctcctgccttcaatctttcctagtatcagggccttttccaatgagttgaagagaattagagatacctgGTTATAAGTTCTCAATACTTTGACTAAGATTCTTAGTCAACTTGGGAAAGTTGTTCACATGATAAATATTAGGCTGAATACAATCAGATGAACATGCCCGCCAGGTGTGTGAGCACTCAGTCaggtgtgtctgattctttatgacccatgGACTTACCAGTTCAAACAACTCataagtggcagagctaggatttaTACCCAAACATGCAAGATTCTAAAAGAAGGTCAATAAGCTAGTAAGATAAGTGCTACACTGAGCAACTGTGAGGAAACCTATTTTAGCTAAAAAGTACCACATTGTTCCTGGGCTCTGAAGACTGCCTGATTTCAATATTAACGTGGTGCAGCTGCAGACTGTGGCCTCAAGTGAGTGATGCTGGAGGAATCACCCTTTCCAAAAGAGTCCCACCTGCATACTACACAGATGTGCACCTGAAACCAGCTTTCTCTCTGTACTTAAGGGGcgtggggagcacaggctcttgggGGAGGAAGTGCAGGACCAGAAGAGCAGTTGGCAAGGCTCCTAGCAGCACCATGTGGCTGCTGTTGCAGTTTGTCTGGCTCTGTTTTCCATCGTCTCTTGGTCTGAATAGCCAGCATGAGACCAAGGTACCTGAGTATCCTGATGAACTACGCTGTGGGCTAAGGAGCTTTCAACTCACCATAAGCCCTCTCAGCCAAGAGATGGAGACTCCTCCTGCACTAGTAGCATGGGGTAAGTTTGAAGGCTGAGCTAGGCAATGGCATGTCTGCTCTACTGTGTAAAACTGGCCTCTGCTTTCTGTCCGAATGCTTCCCCACCTTTGCTAAACTCTGCTGCTTCTCTATAGAAGTAATCTAAAGTATAACTTCACTTCTAAACCTGATTTCCCTCTTGTTTCTCCTTTCTTGGCAGCTGCTCTTGAGTCTAAGGCAAAGCAGGCTGTCCCTTCCCAGCACTGGTGACAGGGATGACTGACCATATATGTTTTCTCCCCCATCGCCACTCCTAGATAACCGTGGGCTGCCACACAGCCTGCAGAATGACTCTGACTGTGGCACCTGGGTCAGCGAGGGCCCTGGCAGCTCCCTGGTGGTGGAAGCCTCCTACATTGGCTGCTATGTCACTGAGTGGGTAAGTATGACCTGTCCTTAGGAAGGCTGAGATTGCCTGTGCCACCATCCAGGCTGACTCCTTGGGCCTGTCTCTCCAGGACTCCCACTACATCATGCCTGTTGGAATTGAAAGAGCAAGTGCGAATGGACTTGGAACAGTTATAGAGACAAAACTCTTCAAGTGTCCTATGAATCTCCCAGGTAAGAGCTGGAAACTTCGGGTTCTGGGTGGAGTGGAGCTGCCTGAAATGTGTCCTTGGGTATCTTCTACCCATTCTGTGCGGTGATACTGGGCACCCATTGAGAACTATCTTCCAGCTTTTCTTCACAGGTGACCCTAGGATAACCACCACCTGAGCGATTACTCGGGGCTCAGGAACTGTGAGGGGTATTTCACATGTTACCTGTAATCCCAACTCAGCAGTATTGCTAGCCCCAGCAGGGAGCTTTCCAAGCACCCCTCACTGGtaggtggcagagctgagattcaacCAAGAGTTATCCCAGGACCAGAGATCCTCCCTCCTGAAGGGCCAGGAAGGAAGCTGAAGCTATCAAGGAAACTCAGCAAATGCCTTCAAGAAGCAGACTGCATTGAGAATAAGGCTCAGTCCCTTCAGCTGGGGCTACTCGACTGCTTAACTTGGTATTTAACTTTGTGATTAACAGGAAGGTACAATGCCAGCTTAACTCCAGTGAATCTTGCCTTGCCCCGCCAAGAGCCCTATCttagtcataaagagtcaaactTCTGTTTTTAAACTTATAACcatactgtgcagcatgtgggatctttggtcCCAACCAGATCAAACCCaaaactctgcagtggaagcagagtcttaaccactggactcccagaaAGGTCCCAAGAGTTGATCTTACAATTCTTCACATCTGCCTTGTTATGTGATAGCTCAGTGGAGTAATACTGATAAAATACATAATCATAGGCCCCACTCCCCACTTACTGAACTGCATTTCAAAATGATGGTAATTTAGAGTACACTAAGATTAAGCACCTCTTTAAAGAAGGAAGAATTCTTTAATAAAGTCTCACTTCTACTAATCTTATTCATATTTCCTCTTCCAAAGAGTACTCATTTCAGGGCACTCTTATAAGGTAACAAAACAGTGAACTTTATAATCCAGACTTAATTTCTATTATGTAAATATCTCTTCCACTCACATAGATATCTATGGGAACTTAATGTTTTGTATTGAAAAGATCTCTTCTTAAAGACTAGACTTTGTTACCTAGTTCGAGTTACTCTTCTATATCTACCCTAGATGTCCCAAATACTGGCCTTTGTGACTCTGTCCCAGTGTGGGACCGACTGCCATGTGCTCCTTCACCCATCACTCAAGGAGACTGTGAACAGCTAGGCTGCTGCTACAACTCTGAAGAGGTCATTTCCTGTTACTACGGAAACACAGGTGAGTCGCTATATTTTTGAAATCAGCTGAAGAGTGCCTGCAATTACCATTTACTAAACCCAAAGGAGGGTTATCTCCTTCACCCCCCATCCAGAAggcaaatactgaaagatgaccAAAGGTTAACGTTTAAGTACCTCCTAAGAACATTTGACCTTCAGTGACACAGCTTTCTACAGTCTTCCATTGTGTATTCTCCCAGAATACAACAGAAAGCAAATAACATTCAATGAACCCAGGAAGCTAAGTCTATGTACAGGATGCTAGTTGATAGAAACTTAACCAGTTTCAAGAAATTAGCCAATCTGGTGACTGATTGTGAGCCTTATTTCAAAAGAACACTGTCCCAAATCATGCTCCAAGTCTTTCTCATGTAAAAATGACCCTCATGAAACAAGATGCTACACAATTCTAAGCTCTTAATCCTAGCTGTGATGAGTGAAATAGCAGGTATGGCTATCTTCATTCTACAGGTGAAGCTGATACAAGGAAGTTAAATACACAGTTAAGTAGTGGAGGCAAGATTCAAACCCAAGTGCCCATCCAAAGCCCCAGTTAAACGCTGGATGGCTGAAGCTGCCTCAAGGTCATTAGGTGGAATTTCAGCTTTTCTAGTGGGGGGAGCGGAGGGTGGGgaatttaaagtaataaaactataatttttagACTTGTCTGGCTGGGTCAATCACTCGAGGTGACCTGCCTTCAGCACAGTTGCTCTGGTGTTTCAGTGACCTCACGCTGTACCCAAGATGGCCACTTCTCTATCGCTGTGTCCCGGAACGTGACCTCGCCCCCACTGCTCTTGAATTCTGTGCACTTGGCCTTCAGGAATGACAGTGAATGTAAACCTGTGATGGCAACACACACTTTTGTTCTGTTCCGGTTTCCATTTACTACCTGTGGTACTACAAAACAGGTGAGAAGAGCTGACCTTGGGCCTATTTAAGTTGCTCAGGAATGCCCTAGTGATTGGGGGAGAACTGGACTAGCTTAGCCATGAAGAATATACCTGACTATTGCTTGTCGTGTAGGATGGTCTCTAGGATAGAGGGGTCTTCATTACTGAGAAAGCAGAAACCTCTGCTGGGCACTTGGCTAAGTCATCCCACCTGCCCTCTAGTGAGGGGCTAGACCCCCTTACCAAGCTGGAGAAGAACAAATAACAGGTTCCTCCCAGCACACTGCCCTGGGAAAGGACCAGGGAAATTGGCCGAGATCAGTGGTATTTCTGGCTTCCTCATTGCAGTACTCAAAGCCCCTTCCTGTTTCTTTGCCCTGAAAGTAAGGTGAAGTGATAATTTCCCTGCTAATCAATGGGCATCCTTTCTGAGTGCTGGATCAAAGCAGAATTGAGTGAAGCAGCATCTGGCTTTCAGGAGTGACAGGAATTCTTTACCTGCCCTTGCAGATCACTGGAAAGCAGGCAGTATATGAAAATGAGCTGGTTGCAGCTCGGGATGTGAGAACTTGGAGCCGTGGTTCTATTACCCGAGACAGTATCTTCAGGTAAAGGTCTTAGTTAACCTGACCTTGCTTGACCAGATGCCTGAATTTTCTTCCATAAACAGGAATTCTAGAGAAAACACTCACAAATGACCATAAACGACCGTCTTCCTCATGATGGCAGACTCTCTATTGCCTTGACTATCCAATCTCACAGACCATTATTTGATCTAGTAGCCCTGCATTATTACCACCAACTTGATCTAAGACTCAGACTCAACCTGACTTCAATTTCAtttcactgggtctttgtttctcaCTCTAGTCTCTTCCTTCTACCTCCAATATCTAAGCTGTAGTAAAATGCATCTTTTTAATAAACCTTAGCTAGCATACTTAAAGATTTCTCTTTGTCTTCCAGAGCTTAAACTTTATATTATGAACAGAACTTGCAGGGTCCTGCATGAAACTGCTGCTACTCCTCCAGCCAAAACTTTCCCTGTGTTCTCAATCCTTCCCTAACTGTTCCCTAACTTCAGATTGTGCTTCCATAGAGTATTCAatggaccccagacttcttactTCCATACTTTACCCTTCTCTCCTCTACCTCTGTTACTGCTTTTCATTTTCCCTTATCAAATTACCTGCAACATCTTCCCTGACTACCGCCTCCAGAGAACACACCTGTTTATCATAGAACCATAACTATCTTTTGAaatctattgaagtatagttgatttatactgtgttaatttctgctgtacaaagtgatttcagttacacatatttttcatatttccattatggcttatgacaggatattgaatagactcctgtcctatacagtaggactttgtttatCGATTCAATATATAATAGtctatgcttccctggtgactcagtgttaTATCAAACTCTCTAACATGGGTCTTGTTTACCTATTGGTCTCCCCAGTGATAGCTTTCACAAGGCCAGAACCAAGCCCCACTTGTTTATAAACTTGTTCTAACACCTGATACTTAAAAAATGATTCCTCAGACCTTAAAGAGGTGACAAGATCTACCCACTGAAGATAGTAgctgaaatctttatttttctgcagGCTCCAAGTCAGTTGTAGCTACTCTGGGAGTAGCAGTGCTCTCCCAGTTAATGTCCAGGTTCTTACACTCCCACCACCCCTTCCTGAGATCCAGCCTGGAAACCTCACTCTGGAACTTAAGATTGCCAAGGGTAAGACCCGCTTGGGTAGACTATATCTGGCCCCTAGTCTAAGTCCTTTTCTGGGTGTGAAGACCCTAACTTGGTTACAAGATATTATTCCTTCTGAAGGTGTTTATGTGGGTGATGGTCTATACCAAGCCACCTAGAGGTTCCAAGCTCTTTACTGCTTCAACTTGTTTTGGCCTGTTGCAGATAAACGCTATCGCTCCTACTACACGGTTAGTGACTACCCAGTGGTGAAGTTGCTTCGGGATCCCATCTACGTGGAAGTCTCCATCCATCAGAGAACTGACCCCAGTCTCGAGCTGCGCCTGGACCAGTGTTGGGCGACCCCCAACGCAGATGCCCTGCTCCAGCCCCAGTGGCCCTTGCTGGTGAATGGGTGAGTGTCTTTCCTGCACCCATGTTACAGTCCCTCCAAGAAGCCCATCTTGACTGCTGGATATCCTTGCTTAGGTGCCCCTACACAGGAGACAACTATCAGACAAAACTGATCCCTGTCTGGAAAGCCTCAgacctgctgtttccttctcactACCAGCGCTTCAGCATTTCCACCTTCAGTTTTGTGGACTTGGTGGCAAAGCAGGCCCTCAAGGGACCGGTATGATGCTGCCTCCTGTGCTCTCTAGCTGGGCTCGAAACCCCCCCAACTCAAATGTTTCCGCATGGTACCACTTTTCAGCTGATGTGGCCCTGCAACATTGGCTTTTGGTATAGCCTCAGAGCAATCAAGGGATGCCTGTGGCATGTGTGACATGGGTCAACTAGAGTCTGATATCTTAGTGCTTCTGGGATGTCAATTTGCTTTATCAATTTTCTGATAATTCTTTGACTTCTTCCTGGGGGAGATAGAGCAGGTTTGAAGACTTAGGATGTGCTAGACCATGATTCCAATTCTTTTGGCTCCCAGGTGTATCTGCACTGCAGTGCATCAGTCTGCCAGCCTGCCGGGACACCATCTTGTGTGACACCCTGTCCTGCCAGACGTGAGTATCCAACCTGTCTATGCCAGAGGCCAGACTGAAGTGTTATTTGGAGTCCAATACTAACCTTTAGTCTGTGGCACATGTATCAAACTGAGGATTCATCTAATTAACGAGACTTCTTTTAAGTACTTTCATGATTCAATGGAACAGAGATACAACTAATCTCCTAGAATTCCAGGCCTTCTAAATATTTCAGGATTAATAGCTTATATTTATAACTCTCACCCTTAGTTTTTCTCCATATAAATTTTTACTTAGCAGGGAGTCAAGTGGGTTCACAGCCTATAATCAAATAAAATACTTCTGCAGTATCAGATATAAATGTAGACTTTATACTTGATGGCAGGTCTGGCAACATGAGCTCAAGACTTATAGATGGCATAGGATTGCAGACTTAGTATGTGTTAATTGGTCAGGCCCAGTGCTCAGTCATATTCCACCTGAACCCACAACACTTACCTGACTCCTGAATTGATTGAGAGTCATGATTCTtgatgatccctgggttgggaagatcccctggaggaggtcttagcaaaccactccagtattctagcctggagaatccccatggacacaggagcctgtggactactacaaagagttggacacaactgagcgactaagcatagcacagcatgaCCCCTGAAGGTTTAAGCCTGTTCTGGTAGAAAAGAAAACCTCATACTACTTTTCAGAACTATCATTTGGTAAACTAAATACTCAACATCTAACtgcaatgatatatatatatatatatatatatatctcttagATATCTAAAATTTTGAGAAGTACAGAGACCCTACAATTAGCAATAGAAATAGGATTCAGAGCTTTGCTGTTACTGTTACCAGGTACCTTTATATCATAGGGTCTCAGTATTTAAGACATTGCTATTCAAGTACCTGTACTTAGGAAGGATGACAGTTTGGGGATAGTCTAAAATCATAATTTCTCAAACTGCTAGCATTAATACAAATGAGTAAGTCTGAGACTTTGTGTCTAACACATTAAGGTTTTTCTTGGAGGAAAAACTTAATGGAGCAGAATTGTCTGTGACAAGGGACCTAGCCCTGTTTTAGACTCCACAACCACTCACATGTATAAAACTAACAAATTCTTAATTCATCTCTCCAACAGGAAGAAGAAGCTCTGATATCCATTTTCAGAACAACACTGTTAGCATTTCTAGCAAGGGTCCCTTGATTCTACTCCAAGCCATTCAAGACTCTtcagaaaagctccacaaatactCAAGTGAGTGGAAAGAGAATCATATCTGAACCCTCCTTACTGGTTTGGTCAACGTGAACCTCAAAAGGAATGACCtagcttttttttccctataactCAAGACTAGCAGCCTCTATTAGGATGTAACATCACTTGACTTCAGCATACTAACCTATGTTTCCATCCTCAGGGTCTCCTGTAGACTCTCAAGCTCTGTGGGTGGCTGGCCTATTTGGAGTCTTAATTGTTGGAGCCTTGTTCGTGTCCTACCTGGCCATTAGGAAATGGAGATGAGTTACTCAGatcaaatgttttaataaaaccaGATTGCACTGCTAGTCTCCTCAGCTCCTCATTTGACAAGTAATCTCTTTAGACTAGCTCATCTGCTGTTGGCCTCCCCTCTTTCCAACTCTTCTTCAGCTCTTCCATCTTTTGAATAGAACATTTCAGTAGAATTTCCTAGTTTAACAACTCAAGCAGAacctacaaaaataaatatctcaGGCTTAGCAGACATATTTACAAGCTCATGAGGGTGTAAAACagaactctttcagaaaatcaaACTAAGGAATAACTAGTTTAGAGCTAGTCATGAGTCTTCTAGACCATCGGTACTGCAACTTCAGTGTGCATCAGGATCAAAGGAGGTCTGGTGTAAACAGATTACTATCCCAACCCCCGGACTTTGAATCTTCAACTACTTGTCTTATCTGTTGGCCTAACATTAATCATTAAGTAGGTCTGGGCTGAGGCTTATGGACATTTGTAATCACTCCTCAGGTGATACTGATCTTTCTATTCAAGCATCACTTCAAAAACTAAGGTCTAGGACAATGCCTAAAAAGCAGCATCTGATCTTCAATTGATCAACTGGAAGTAACTTGCTCAGAAGAGGCTTTGGTTTGAGCTAGAACCAACAAGTAATTTCCCAGTTTAGTTCTTAAGACTAatagaaaaggggggaaaatgaaTTATTGTGACTTCTCTATGTAAACATCCTACCCAAAGGACTCCTACAACTCAGCAGTccccaacatttatttttaattggaggataattgctttacaatgttgtatcggtctctgccacacatcagcatgaatcagccataggcatacatatgtcccctcccttccggcccccaccccatcccacctccctaggttatcacagagcaccggtttgagctccctgtgtcatagagCAAGTTCCCTCTGGCTGTCTAGTTTACATAAGGTAGTGTAGGTTCCAATGCTACTCattttgtcccaccctctccttaccCCATTGTGTCCCCCAAGCTTCTGttgtctctattgctgccctgcaaacagatTGATCactaccatttttccagattccgtATTTGAAAatacaatacttgtttttctttttgacttcactctgtgtttagtttggtagctcagttgtgtccgattctttgtaacctgatggactgcagcatgccaggcttccctctctattaccaacttccagagcttgctcaaactcatgcccatcaagtcagtgataccatccaaccatctcatcctgtgtcgtccccttctcctccttccttcaatctttcccagcatcagggtcttttccaatgagtcagttcttcgcattaggtagccaaagtactggagcttcagcatcaatccttccagtgaatattcagggttgattttctttagaattgactggtttgatctccctgcagtccaaggtactcccaagagtcttctccaacaccacagtccaaaagcgtCAATTCattgccactcagctttctttatagtccaactctcacattcatacatgacgactggaaaaaccatagctttgactagagggacctttgttggcaaagtaatgtctctgctttttaatatgctgtctaagttggtcataacttttcttccaagggtaagcatcttaatttcatggctgccgtcaccatctgcagtgattttggagcccacacaGGCTCTATATCTttaatctttttggcaccagagaccatTTCAATGaaagaatttttccacagactggcaTCAGGGGATGGTTTtgagatgattcaagtgcattatgtttattgtgcactttatttctattacatcAGTTCCAACTCACATCACCAGGTATTAGATTCTAGATGTTGGGGATCCCTGCTGTAACTAACACTGATAGC from Muntiacus reevesi chromosome 2, mMunRee1.1, whole genome shotgun sequence harbors:
- the ZP4 gene encoding zona pellucida sperm-binding protein 4, producing the protein MWLLLQFVWLCFPSSLGLNSQHETKVPEYPDELRCGLRSFQLTISPLSQEMETPPALVAWDNRGLPHSLQNDSDCGTWVSEGPGSSLVVEASYIGCYVTEWDSHYIMPVGIERASANGLGTVIETKLFKCPMNLPDVPNTGLCDSVPVWDRLPCAPSPITQGDCEQLGCCYNSEEVISCYYGNTVTSRCTQDGHFSIAVSRNVTSPPLLLNSVHLAFRNDSECKPVMATHTFVLFRFPFTTCGTTKQITGKQAVYENELVAARDVRTWSRGSITRDSIFRLQVSCSYSGSSSALPVNVQVLTLPPPLPEIQPGNLTLELKIAKDKRYRSYYTVSDYPVVKLLRDPIYVEVSIHQRTDPSLELRLDQCWATPNADALLQPQWPLLVNGCPYTGDNYQTKLIPVWKASDLLFPSHYQRFSISTFSFVDLVAKQALKGPVYLHCSASVCQPAGTPSCVTPCPARRRRSSDIHFQNNTVSISSKGPLILLQAIQDSSEKLHKYSRSPVDSQALWVAGLFGVLIVGALFVSYLAIRKWR